From the genome of Henningerozyma blattae CBS 6284 chromosome 8, complete genome:
ATagttatttttcttaaattatCCAAAAATCTTCCATGAACGAATGCAACACCACGTTCCctttcatcttcttcataaTCTTTAACGTGTAAGTTCTTATCTTCTAAGACCTGGTCATTACCATCCTTCACTAAGccttcaattttttcaagtGGGGCTATATCAGCCTTGTAAGGGTAAGGAATGTCAACTTTTTGATCATTGTAGAAAACAGTATAGCCAGTAACAGGGAAAgcatcaatattattaattgctTGAACCATACCTAAGCTTCTTAGAGCTCTCACACCACCGGGTTGCATCAACTCACCAACAATTCTTTCTGGCATGGCCCAACTCTTTTCGATaattaaaacatttttaCCTTTTCTTGCCAAGCTAGTGGCAATGCATGGACCAATTACACCAGCACCAACAACAATGGCATCATAAACAATAGAATCATCTGCAATTAATAGCTCCTTTGGAGTACTTTCAGTTGAAACATCAAACGCTTTGGCATCCATCTCTCTTAATTGTATAAGCTtactaaattatttttttctggcagaaataaaaatttacaataaTCAAATTTAGTAGAAGCAGAATATAGGCGTAAATCAAATCTGGACAAAGTTTTAGAAATAGCAACTCTTATATAGCACCCTTCGTTCCTTTTATTCCGAGAAAGATTCTTACATTCTTGTCACATTCCTGGTTTACTGCGTTGTTTTCTGGGGCGTTTCTGTCACATTTTTTGTCACATTTTTACTTCTTAAAAGGGATATAAATACGtcatataaataaatagcaCCATCGTTGGCTATATATAATAGcaagaatttaattttttataaaatataccTGTTAATATACTTCTGAAGTCTATAAAAggtataaatatataattgcttgataaatataattacaatataggtatttataaaaatttcgTCAATCGTATTCTTGGTATGAAATGCAATGGACTTGCTCTAGTCACaaaatcatcaataatGATAGGTTGGCGACGTATATCTTGAATCCTAATGGtgcatattattattactgttactcttattattgttgttattaccattaccatggttattattagtattgttGTTAGCATagtgatgatgattattGTGGCCAtgattattgttattatgatgatgatagtTCTGCCTGTAATTATTTCTTCCACCTGGACCTGCATCGCCACCTCCAACCACCATAGTTTGGAAAGGTATTGGTGCTGGATATCCAAATCCACCCAAAGGAGCGGCATTTGGAGCAGTGTTCATATAAGCTGGTTGAAAATGGCCTGGTGTTGGTTGTGGTGATTGACTACCACTTATATCGTCGTTGCTACCTATCATGCCCATCATTTGAGGCATACCTGGATAAAACATCGGTTGAGGTTGGAACGGCATATACATGCCCATATTACCCATCATAGGTCCAGGTGAGCCTTGGGATCCAATTGGAAATCTAACCATATTGCCCATAGCGACACCCATTTGAGAATtagctgctgctgctgctgctgctgcatTCATCGAGTTCATATGACGTTGTTGTAATCTCATTTGAGCTCTTTGAATAACACTTCTTTCTTCAGGgaataatgatttataaGATTGATCGACTGTGCTTTCCCATGTTGGAGCAGTGAAATAAGGTTTTTCAATTAAGAAAGGTTCCATAACCTTTGTATCTTCATTGCCAGTAGAAGTTTTTTGAGTTTTTTGCTttgcaattttttcatcataaGACTCCTTTGATTTtgtaaagaaattaaagttcttggaaaacaattttttcttatttgcATCAGCCTGTGGAGGCTTTGAGCCAAAGAATGACCCCATATGATTACGTCTTCTTGAGGATGTATTGATTCTAGATGAAGCAGGTGAATACATTGAAGTTTGACCTTGTGAATGAATTCTTGAGTTACCAGAACTTCTAGTGTTGCTGTTtatattgctattattcATGTTATAATTGTTACTGATATTAGTATTGTTGATgttgttaatattattcaaatcatttttattttgtggagagttattgatattattgttattgttattattattttgttgttttgTCTTTGAATTTGATCTTGATTGGAATGTTGAGCTACTgtttgataatgaagatgaatctTGTTTAGATGTTTTCTTCATATCTTCTGGTACAGCATAAGGAACTTTCAGATTTTGagagaaatttttaaatgcCTCAATTTGAGcatctttctttttgaaattaatagagTCTAATGATATTGGGATATTTGAACCATGAATGCCTGGTTTACCAGAAGATGGTGGCTTAACTGGTTTGTTCAGTTTGCTTGGGAAGGTCATCTGAGTTTTAGTGATCGGATTTTTCTCCTTTTCTTGAGTTTTACCATTTGGTTTAGTCTCACTATCTTTACTTGTACTAGTGGTAGCAGTAGTGGAAGAAGTGTTTGCAGGAGTAGTAGCCTTCTTCAAAGGTGGAGAGGCAATTGGGGCACCAGAAATGGCTGTTGCTTCTGTGTTATTTGgttgttttgttttaatatgTGGTTGTTGTGGTTGGGAAGTAAAGTTTTTCACAGTTTTCTTTGATGTACttgaagaaataatagCAGGATCCATGTTATGGGGTTCATTTCTTAATGTAGGTGGAATATATCTGGAAGGTTTTTGTGGAGTTGGCTTGGCATTTGTCTTTAAGGCAGCTAATAATTCGTCACCTCTTCTGTCAACACCAGAATataaatcttcttcatccATACCAGAATCATCGATGATAATACCTCTATCTTCAGCCAAGTGAATATTACCCGAAGTACCTTGAgattcaatttcttttgcAATTCTTTCAGCTTCTTTTAATCGAGTTGCATAATTAggatcatttttattaatctttGTAGTGTAAAAATGTTCATCAAAACTTGATGTAACGCCgaatttcttttcattaaCTGCAAATTGATCCCAAGTATATGAAGATTCTTCTAAAGTTAGACCCTCGCCGCCATTGTTTAAGTTATTAGAAGATAAATCGGAATTATCTGGAGTCCATCTTTGTAATTCACGTTGTTTGATTGGCATACCGGTCTTGGAGATATCAACATCTGTTTTAAATCCGGCCCCATTGgagttattgttattggtGGTTCTagtattgttgttgttattcTTAGAAATCCCTTTTGTAGCGTTGGAATTATTTACAGAGGCAGGCATAGGGTTATTCTTCGTAGAAGTAAGAGTAGCTACAGGAGTGGATATCTTAGTATTCACTTTGGAAGCTCCAGTCAAAGTAGTGGCGGCTGAAGGTGTTGCTGCAATCGGTGTTGAAGATGTTGATGAGGTGGTGGTAGTAGCAGCAGAAGCAGATGGAGAAGATTCAGATGAAGCAATTGCAGAGTTTGTAGCATGAGTAGTTGAATTTGAGGCAGAAGAAGGAATAGCAAAATTAACGTTATCCAACTTCAAGTCGGCTACATCTTTACCTGacaataataaagtttCAGAGTCATCTTCTAAGGCATTGGTGGTTGTCGAAGCAGtacctttatttttaaaagttgaGTCAATAATTTTGGGGTACTTCAAAATAATGCTAATCCCTTGTTTTGATTCCAGGTCACATGCAATTAAAATACCAGAATATTTAATGCCAGAAGTTGTTGTGGCAACAACATTAGACCCAATACTGTTGACTAAAAGGTAGTCTTGTCTATCATCGAAGTTCTTGGTGGTATCactattttcaaaaaataaggaTGCTGAGTTATTAGACGAATTATTCgataaagatgaagatgaagtcTTGCTATTAGAGTTGTTGTTTGATCTAAATTTAGTACCATTGGTAGAATTTAAAGTAGATGAAGGTTTTTCGATTGAGCCAGCctctttcttcttttgaTTAAAAGAACCACCTTTCATGATTAAGGATAATTtaggtaaaaaaatattcaagcGTGATTTcagagaaaaaaaaaatacgaacaaatacaataatcagccaattaaacaattaggtgtatttaatattaaattaatggGTGGGTATATTTAATCTAACGGTAAACTTCCTTTGTTCACgttgttttatatttttttctcctCTAAACAATGaaataatggaaaaaaaataaaactggGGTAAAATCAAAGTGAATCAACGACTAAAAATGGAGCGTAACTATGCTAATCAAAGTTGCTACACGTAGTATGATAATCGTAAAAAGcccaataatttttcacacACCTATCAAATGTGAATTTACACTTTAATTGtgtatttttgtttttgatcTTAATGTGTCTTacttgaaaaataaatgggtttaattttttaggTTGATGAAGTTTCCATTTCCATTTTATCTGATTCTATtctgttttaatttttctcgTCCGCCTTTCGTCGCTGTTTATCCAAAGCAGAAACCATCAGCAAGCTGTGAAAATTCAATGATAGCTTTGTGCCGGCTTGAATGTGCTGGTGTAGTAATATCGGAAATGTCATTTGCCATTTGGTGCCAAAATATTCGCTAAATAGTCACTATGTTATATAGTATTCCGTAATTTGCCTGGAGAATCAGATGAGTTCTACCTGAAACGGATCTACTATTATTTGGTATCAATTGTCTACATATTGTCATGATTGATTCGTGtgaaatgataataaaccTCTAGTGGTAGTAAAGTTATTGCATTCCAGGTTATAAATGCGTTTAGATGGGTATGCTATGCAGGTGTTTGAGTAATTATGAAAAGGTAGGTTATGATGGTGAATTGGTTGCGGAGGAATCAGGTGGGCTATCCTCTTGACTTGGGACATGATGCACCCGTAACGACTGTTCGATCTCATGCAGTTTGGATACAGTTAAAAAATTGTCTATACTTTGAGATAGCGTCGTTTGCACTCGATTAAGCGATTTTAGGGACGGGAGATACTTTTGAAcatcttcaatatcaataGTGTTGTTCATAGCCATGTCCATGCCCAAATGGTTGGACCTATTCATTTGCAACCCAAAATCACGAACGTCTTTATCATACTGAGAGTAATTCGAGGTTTTATTAGCCAACTGATTGGTAGATTCAGTCGCGGTAGTTATACTTCCAAGTCCAAACTCCTTCTCCATGGCCTTATTTAATGAGGGGTGGATAATATCTTTTGTTAAactgttttttattttttctttgttctttgatttgtaattttcaattagTTCAGCAACTTTTTCTGTTTGGTTGCTTtcattttgtaataaaacTTCCAACTTTTCACCtctttctaattctttagaAAGCTTCTCTTGCAAAAAGACACGCTTTGAAATAACGTAATTTGAATCAGTATCCAATTCATTTAGTTTTGTTGGAAATTTGGATTCTTTCAATTgctttttaattttctttataataTCATCCATTATACTATATTTACTCAATTTAATTTCGTTAATGTAACGGTTTCTAGTATCAGAAGCATTATACAAAGgttcatttttctttatagaATATTTGTCTCTCTCTACCAAGTAAGCAACTTTATTGATTTCCGATTcatattgtttaaaaatatattcaatagATAGGCTTGCATTTTCTTGTAATagatttttaattgaatcaatAAATTCCTTTGATGGAGCATCCCATTTTCGAACTCTAGTAGTTTTAGGCAATCGAGCATCATATTCCTGGGCAattatctttttaaaaTCCCAAAATTCTTCATGATATTTAGTTGTTTGTTTGATATTAGATCTCTTTTTACGTTGATTCTCGCTATTAGATTTTGTATTACTTCTCCAATCACTTAATTCATATCTCTTTCTCTTCCTTTTTGTTCCAATTATTCCTTCAGATGATTGTGGTACATATCCCAGAACCATTTCAGAATCTTCTTCAATCCATTggttttcttcttcatatCCAATTACGTGCTGAGACTCATCAATATCATCGTTGGTATCTTCAGCATCGCTTTCTTCTCCATCTCTAGATTCAGTATCAGTGTCTACTTGGGATGTATCTGAATCTGTTTCATGAGCTAtatattcatcatttgaattttgcTCTCGTCCTGATATCTCATCGCTTAGATCAGAATCGTTAAATTCATCTAGAAACAAGtgtttttttggtttttctGTATCTTCCATATGtcaaaaattgaaaaaaaaaatatctttgaTAATAGAAAagtttttgttattttatcttattttttggttagtttaatattattgttttaaatagCAAATGATTTACAGAATGCTAGTATATAGAAATATGTAAAGATTTCGTGTGTATTTACTTTTATGTTTGATTTGGTTAACATCCGTCGGacataatttttaaaacgGAAAACACCGACACGTAAAAAGATGagtttatatatacatatcatgtatatatataattaaatatacatgtaaatataaaaaaaaaaagatgatgTTATAGgtatttgatatttattatatattcaatgTATAATGTAAAATGCATGCAAATGTGCAGTAGGAAAATACGGATTGTTTAGAAAGAATCGTCGAAAGCCATGGCACCACCAGTTTCTTTGTTGGAAGAAACAGCCATAACAGAAGCCTTTTGATAATCAGAGACTCTCTTTTCAAAGAAATTGGTCTTACCAGCTAAGGAAATGTTTTCCATGAAATCAAATGGGTTTTCAACATTGTAAACCTTTGGATTACCGAAGGCAATCAATAATCTGTCAGCAACAAATTCGACATATTGGTTCATCAAATCAGCATTCATACCCAATAATGCAACTGGTAAAGCATCTCTGAAATAACccttttcaatttcaacaGCTTCagtaacaattttttcaacaatttctggcttaattttgttttctaaGTGAGAGAATAACAAACAAGCAAAATCAGTATGTAAACCTTCATCTCTACAAATCAATTCATTTGAGAAAGTTAAACCTGGCATTAAACCCTTCTTCTTTAACCAGAAAATAGCAGCGAATGACCCAGAGAAGAAAATACCTTCAATAGAAGCAAAGGCAACTAATCTTTCAGCAAAAGTAGCATCTTCAGCATTAATCCATCTTAAAGCCCAGATAGccttttctttaatttgtgGGATAGTTTCAATAGCGTTAAATAAGAAAGTAGATTCTCTTGGATCCTTAATATATGTATCAATCAATAAAGAATAGGTTTCAGAATGGATATTTTCAATCATAATTTGGAAACCGTAGAACATCTTAGCTTCTGGAACTTGTACTTCGACAGAGAAATTTTCCACTAAGTTTTCATTGACAATACCATCAGAAGCAGCAAAGAAAGCCAAAACTCTTGAGATGAAAAATCTTTCATTTGGAGTCATTCTATTATTCCAATCATGTAAATCCTTtgataaatcaatttcttcGGCAGTCCAGAAAGAAGCTTCAGCTCTCTTATAAGCTTCATAAATATCTGGGTATAATATTGGGTAGATAatctttctctttttatctttatttagTAAAACTTCATTCTTTTCCAGATCTTTTAAATGTTTTCTGTGAACCTTATGAGAATGGATGAAATTTCTGTATTCAACAGCTTGTTGAGATAATCTCAATTCTAATTGTTCATTAGCTTCTTTGTTACCTTCTTTGATAGcttgtaattttttgttcaaatctttttcagaagataaagaaatgTCTAATTGAGATAAGGAAGCAGCAGCTTCTTTAGATGGAGTTTCCTTTGGTAAAGTCATTATGCTGTGAGTTATATATGTGAGTTGGGAAAAGAATGGATTGATACTTTattgttaataaatatacaactgaaaaaaatataaaaaattataacgAAAAgtcaatttaataaaaaaaataagatctttatataataatataatccGATGAGAAGAATTGTAATATCAGAACAAAGAACAGTAGGCAAAAGAGAAGACTTGTAAAGGGGAGGAAAAACGATGCAAGAATGGTGAAGAGAAATCATGTAGGCAAGTAAAAAGGAAATGAAAGAGAAATCATGTAGGCAAGTAAAAAGGAAATGAAAGAGGAATCAAGAATGAAGGGGACCTTAGGAATGTAGGAAGGCAGAATACAAGCTCGAGACGTGAATTGTCAACAAAGTTAGGTGTTAAGCCTGTAAACTGGACACCCAAACTATTAAAGacagaagaagaaacaCGACaataaagaattcaaaCTTCCTGCCTGAGTAAAAACTGTGTTAACTACAAAAAATGGAAGCGacaacaagaaaaaaatacgtAAATAATACGGTCACTATTGAATTCAAGCCTAAAATTGCTTTGTGTGTAAAGTAAAGTTTAGAACCAcagcaaaaaaaagagaataaAAAACTGGAGATGGATATATTGAGAATTTCTAAGagatatgaaaaaaatttttcatatgGTTAATAAGATGCATTGCATGTAAAACACGTAAATACAGTTCTAAGAAAATAATGCAGCAAGACAACTGACAAACTCCTGCAGTCCAGATTAGGTATCAACATTCTTCGTGTACTAAAACGGATAGACTACAAGTTTTTCTATGCAACTCCCCTGTTAACTTTTCTCCAGCTTTAAAGAGAAGGCTTTGAATCTGTTAGCAGATCAAGAATGCTTCAAGTTAAAATTTACAAGATGGAAAGTCCATGCCCAGAAAATGGCATTGGTAAGATTAGTAATAGTTGTTCATAGTTAACAGGAAAAACGGAAATACAAGATCCGTCTCCGCGGAAATATCTTAAAGAGGAAACCAGTTTCGGCAAGAGAATGTGTTGTCCTTTTCGGtctaattattatattaagaGAAAAGACGAAAAGGGTATTATTAGAGATATTGTCATagagattaaaaaattaaagtgGTTGTAAATAGAAAACTGTTATAACGATTTATTTAAGAGTTTAGATAGTTTAGTATAAACATGACTGTAAACGGTATATGTAGAGAGATGTGAGATTGATGAAACATGTGTGCAAATATTGGAAGGATGCAATTTAGAAGTCTTCATTAAATGCGAAGGCGTCATCAGCCTTAGCCTTGTTTTCCTTTTCAGCCTTGGCCATGTCACCAGCCTTTTGGTAGTCAGAAACTTTCTTTTCGAATGAATTAGATTGACCTGGTAATTCAACACCTTCCATGAATGGGAATGGGTTAGAAGCATTGTAGTGTTTTTCGTTACCGAAGGATTCTAAGATGGTATCAGCTACTACTTCAATGAATAGGTCCATGTCTTTCTTAGACAAACCGATCTTTTCAACCAAGAATAAATCATCGTAAGCCTTCTTTTCCAATTCGACAGCTTCTGTGACGATTCTTTCAATAATCTTGGCATTTGGtttgtttttcaaatgagCAAACATTAAAGCTTGGAAATCAGTATGCATAGTGTGATCCTTAAACATCTCCACGTTCATCTTGTTGAAGCCAGGTAAGATGTCTTTAGATTGTAAATAGAAGGCAGAAACGTAACCAGTTAAGTTGAATAAACCCTGTAAGGCAGCAAATGCAACCAATTTTTCAGCGTATAAGGAATCTTCGCCAAACCAGGTTTCATTGTAAGCCATCTTAGCCTTGATATTGGAGTTGTCCTCAATGGATTCGAACATGGTAACTCTAGttttttcatctttgaTTAAAGCGTCGATAGCCAAAGAATAAACTTCAGCATGGATATTATCAACCATAATTTGGAACCCATAGAAACATTTAGCTTCTGGAATTTGAACTTCAGCACTTAATAATTCAGTTAAGTTTTGATCGATGAAATCTTGTGACATAAAAACGGCTAGTAATCTAGTAATGAATTCTTTTTGATCCTTGGTAATAGCACCTTCGGAATTCCATTGTTCAATATCTTTGGAGGAATCCATTTCTTCAGCGGTCCAGAAATTGGCTTCACGTTTCTTATAAGCATCATAAACTTCATGGTATTTAATAGGGAAAAGAACAAAACGACGCTTGTTTTCAAACAAAATAGCTTCATCTTTTTCCATTTCCTTTAATTTGAAACGGTGGACTTTTTGAGATTCTAGGAATTCTGCACGAGATTGCATTTCGATGTGgtatatattattggtGGCGACGGTATTCAGATGGAAGTCTCTTTGGGAAGATGGCTATAGTGAGTTGATTATcttataatacaaatataatactAAAAGAAACAAGCATAAATTTCACAAGATGCTATGATCCTTCATATCCACCCCTTTatataatcaaattatagttttttttcttttcaattatCCATTACGAAATTTCcttcaaatttcaaattttgataCTCCCAAAAGGAATGCGATGTCCAGATCGTGCAAGGGAAAACATggaaaagtaaaaaaattttcagaCTAGGGGACACTCCTTAGAAAACACCCGAGAATAACCAGAAAGGGACACCCAGGAATGTGGTTGCCGTTTCTAGCCTTCGCCATTTTTCTCTATCCATATAGTATGGTTTGTAATgacaaaatataatgtaTTGGCATTACGAATATTACTACTACGCCAAAACACGTCAACATAGGAGCAGTCTCTAAAGTAAATTTGATTAGATACAGTGGAGGGCAAGAATGTTGGAGCCATTGTGCAGACGTTTTTTGCTTTGTAAAAACTGGATTTGTAGCTGGAACTGTAGTCCGTGTTGTCCAGATTATTGAGTAGTAGGAACTGGAGTTAACCAGAAGGGAAAAGGCTGAGCTAAACTATTGTAGATTTTTTGATTGGAGTCTAGAATAAGAGCCTATACAGTGTAAAGAGCCAAGTCTATACCGCGTTGTTTATACAATACAGGGgacgaaaaaaaaatttcatttgttgATACATTGACGTTTGTTATAATACTATTGTTTACTTTTTCAAAGCTTTCTTTATTGACGTTTCAGTTAGAAGTATTTTATTCTATACAATTGGTAAGAAAAGTAAACTAGCTTATCAGCAAATGTTATCTCATATTACTACACCTATTTTTTATCCAAATGCAAAACCGCATATTGGTCATGTCTATTCCTCTCTGTTAGCAGATTTGATTCATAGACATGCATTGTTATCATCACCAAAGCCACATAGTAATAAACCCCTTACGCATCTTTTCACCACTGGTCTCGATGAGCATGGGTTGAAGATTCAACAAGCTGCCATAAAGAACAATTTTTCCACTCCTAAGAAATTTGTCGATTCTTTGGCagtagaatttaaaaaaatggataAACTTTGTGATATTAATTATACAAGGTTCATTAGAACCACAGATCAAGATCACGTTGAAAATGTCTATAAATTATGGTCTTTAGTGTTTCAAAATGGGTACATCTATAAAAATACTCACGAAGGTTGGTATTCTGTTTCTGATGAAACTTTTTATCCAGAATCgaaaattatcaaacaaCCCGATGGATCTTATAAAAATACCGAAACAAATACTTCTGTAATCCCCTCCAATGAATCGAACtactttttcaaattgtcATCCTTCCAATCACagttaattgaattatatgAGAAAACTGCACAAAATATGATATATCCACCAAAATATAGAGACTTCATATTACACGAATTGAAATCTCAACCTTTGAAAGATCTTTCCATTTCCAGGCCAGTAGAACGGTTAGTCTGGGGTATCGATGTGCCAAATGATCCTactcaaaaaatatatgttTGGTTTGATGCTCTTTGTAACTATATAAGTTCTATTGGTTCCATTAATAATGTTTTGGAAAACACTCCAAATATTGTATCTTCACACAGTTTTAGTGCTGATCCAAcacatcaaataattattccCTCTCCCGCTGAAACTTGGCAAAATACAACCCATATTGTGGGCAAAGATATCATTAGATTCCATACAATCTATTGGCCTGCCTTTCTAATGGCAGCAGGTATCCCATTACCGAAGCAAGTAATCGTTCATGGCCACTGGCTTTCAGAAGGTACTAAAATGTCAAAGAGTAAAGGAAATGTAGTGGATCCTATCGAttgtattgaaaaatttgggATTGATACTTTGAGATGGTATTTGTTACAAAATTCGAACTTGAagaatgataatgattttattttaaaaaatttaatggatttcaaaaaaatttccttTGTTGGTAAATGGGgtaatttaattcataGATGTTGCTCTCCTAAGTTTAGCATACATGATGCTGTTTTGAAGTTTACTACCTCAAATAAAACCATTCAAGAAGATTTTCAATCAATTTTCTCTTCGCCTGTAGATTCTGAAAGTAATATACAAAATGCTTCTCAATTCAAAGAATTATACCAAACCATTATTAAAGATCTGGAGACTTTACCATCAGACATGAAAGTTATGATAGAAACACTAGAAACAGccaaattattgaataaattttggtcaataatagataatttaaacCAATTCATTCAATTGACAACTCCTTGGAAACTGAAAAGTCCTGaagatttacaaaaaagaaatcttatcatatattttgtCATAGATTCTATGAGAATCTTAAGTATTTTGTCTCAGCCAATCATCCCTAACCTAGCAGGAATGTTTCTTGATAGATTAGATGTCGTAAAAGAGAGAAGGTCATGGGAATTTGCTGCATATAAGAAAGATATTGATTATGCAGTTGATGCTAACCTTAAAAATAGACCTCCCACAATTCAAATGGAGTGATGTCTAGTagaattttttgtaaataatatacagCATTGAAATCTAtctaattaaataattaagaTTTACATATTCGCATATACATTCCTgttaatacaaataaaaaaagcatCTCTATTTCACTTTTGTATTGCCTCTTtttataattcaaattttagGACGTTGCAGTCCAATGTCTCTAAATCCATAATGACAACTTCACCAGTCGAACTGAATACTGGTACACTaattatctttatattaGGATCAGTCATATCCCTGACACCGAATTCTTTTTGATTACCAACCACATATAAGTTTGGCCATTCGTCTAGTATAAAAGGATCCTTATTTAGATATGGATAACTAATTATAGTATCAGGAGCGTTTGGCGCAATATTTTGCCACCTCATGGTACTTTCCATAATATCTAATCTGTGTTCAATAGTGTCTgctttttcatcattatcttcTCCATCATCAGTAACAATGTATTTAcaaatatcatc
Proteins encoded in this window:
- the TBLA0H02160 gene encoding uncharacterized protein, which produces MTLPKETPSKEAAASLSQLDISLSSEKDLNKKLQAIKEGNKEANEQLELRLSQQAVEYRNFIHSHKVHRKHLKDLEKNEVLLNKDKKRKIIYPILYPDIYEAYKRAEASFWTAEEIDLSKDLHDWNNRMTPNERFFISRVLAFFAASDGIVNENLVENFSVEVQVPEAKMFYGFQIMIENIHSETYSLLIDTYIKDPRESTFLFNAIETIPQIKEKAIWALRWINAEDATFAERLVAFASIEGIFFSGSFAAIFWLKKKGLMPGLTFSNELICRDEGLHTDFACLLFSHLENKIKPEIVEKIVTEAVEIEKGYFRDALPVALLGMNADLMNQYVEFVADRLLIAFGNPKVYNVENPFDFMENISLAGKTNFFEKRVSDYQKASVMAVSSNKETGGAMAFDDSF
- the OKP1 gene encoding Okp1p (similar to Saccharomyces cerevisiae OKP1 (YGR179C); ancestral locus Anc_5.181), coding for MEDTEKPKKHLFLDEFNDSDLSDEISGREQNSNDEYIAHETDSDTSQVDTDTESRDGEESDAEDTNDDIDESQHVIGYEEENQWIEEDSEMVLGYVPQSSEGIIGTKRKRKRYELSDWRSNTKSNSENQRKKRSNIKQTTKYHEEFWDFKKIIAQEYDARLPKTTRVRKWDAPSKEFIDSIKNLLQENASLSIEYIFKQYESEINKVAYLVERDKYSIKKNEPLYNASDTRNRYINEIKLSKYSIMDDIIKKIKKQLKESKFPTKLNELDTDSNYVISKRVFLQEKLSKELERGEKLEVLLQNESNQTEKVAELIENYKSKNKEKIKNSLTKDIIHPSLNKAMEKEFGLGSITTATESTNQLANKTSNYSQYDKDVRDFGLQMNRSNHLGMDMAMNNTIDIEDVQKYLPSLKSLNRVQTTLSQSIDNFLTVSKLHEIEQSLRVHHVPSQEDSPPDSSATNSPS
- the TBLA0H02170 gene encoding uncharacterized protein (similar to Saccharomyces cerevisiae RNR4 (YGR180C) and RNR2 (YJL026W); ancestral locus Anc_5.179) gives rise to the protein MQSRAEFLESQKVHRFKLKEMEKDEAILFENKRRFVLFPIKYHEVYDAYKKREANFWTAEEMDSSKDIEQWNSEGAITKDQKEFITRLLAVFMSQDFIDQNLTELLSAEVQIPEAKCFYGFQIMVDNIHAEVYSLAIDALIKDEKTRVTMFESIEDNSNIKAKMAYNETWFGEDSLYAEKLVAFAALQGLFNLTGYVSAFYLQSKDILPGFNKMNVEMFKDHTMHTDFQALMFAHLKNKPNAKIIERIVTEAVELEKKAYDDLFLVEKIGLSKKDMDLFIEVVADTILESFGNEKHYNASNPFPFMEGVELPGQSNSFEKKVSDYQKAGDMAKAEKENKAKADDAFAFNEDF
- the PBP1 gene encoding Pbp1p (similar to Saccharomyces cerevisiae PBP1 (YGR178C); ancestral locus Anc_5.182) encodes the protein MKGGSFNQKKKEAGSIEKPSSTLNSTNGTKFRSNNNSNSKTSSSSLSNNSSNNSASLFFENSDTTKNFDDRQDYLLVNSIGSNVVATTTSGIKYSGILIACDLESKQGISIILKYPKIIDSTFKNKGTASTTTNALEDDSETLLLSGKDVADLKLDNVNFAIPSSASNSTTHATNSAIASSESSPSASAATTTTSSTSSTPIAATPSAATTLTGASKVNTKISTPVATLTSTKNNPMPASVNNSNATKGISKNNNNNTRTTNNNNSNGAGFKTDVDISKTGMPIKQRELQRWTPDNSDLSSNNLNNGGEGLTLEESSYTWDQFAVNEKKFGVTSSFDEHFYTTKINKNDPNYATRLKEAERIAKEIESQGTSGNIHLAEDRGIIIDDSGMDEEDLYSGVDRRGDELLAALKTNAKPTPQKPSRYIPPTLRNEPHNMDPAIISSSTSKKTVKNFTSQPQQPHIKTKQPNNTEATAISGAPIASPPLKKATTPANTSSTTATTSTSKDSETKPNGKTQEKEKNPITKTQMTFPSKLNKPVKPPSSGKPGIHGSNIPISLDSINFKKKDAQIEAFKNFSQNLKVPYAVPEDMKKTSKQDSSSLSNSSSTFQSRSNSKTKQQNNNNNNNNINNSPQNKNDLNNINNINNTNISNNYNMNNSNINSNTRSSGNSRIHSQGQTSMYSPASSRINTSSRRRNHMGSFFGSKPPQADANKKKLFSKNFNFFTKSKESYDEKIAKQKTQKTSTGNEDTKVMEPFLIEKPYFTAPTWESTVDQSYKSLFPEERSVIQRAQMRLQQRHMNSMNAAAAAAAANSQMGVAMGNMVRFPIGSQGSPGPMMGNMGMYMPFQPQPMFYPGMPQMMGMIGSNDDISGSQSPQPTPGHFQPAYMNTAPNAAPLGGFGYPAPIPFQTMVVGGGDAGPGGRNNYRQNYHHHNNNNHGHNNHHHYANNNTNNNHGNGNNNNNKSNSNNNMHH